The genomic window CTGCTTTATTCATTTTCTccccacccaaaaaatccctaaggaaggagtgaaggaaaaaaaagcgaCCTAAGAAATTTTTACACAACTTCCCAAAGACAATTTCTCCTGAATGGTTTGCTTAGACAACTTTTCAGGCAGGTACAGGTTTAGGTtacagaaatacattttccatttccttccaAGGCatagaagaggaagaagggagataatcaggaaaaggaaagcCAGTGTATATGGCTGATAACCACAGGCAAATTCAAATTAGTAATTATTAGACAAGTTTTTTTCACAACAAAAAATTTGTAAATGGCCAGAAAATAATCAAATATTTCCTAATTGTGTTCATGCCCAAATTTTAGAGCTGGACTGAACTTCAGGCTCAAGACAGAAGAATATTTGTCTTATATTCCAATATATAATTGGAATTAGTATTAGATCTAGACATCAACATGCACATTCCTCTCatgataacagaaaaaaatacccaCTGGCTGACCTCCACTGAGTGGGAAAAACAGAGATATTCTGACTTAGAGCCTGACTTAGACTAAGACTTAAGTTAGAGTTGGGATTGTGTCTTCATACCAAAGCTCAGCTGCTGAGATTCATTCGGCCCAGTGTGGTCACAAGGTGTTTTCCCAGCCCCTGCACACACCCGTACTTTAGACCCTGCATTTTGGGGACAGGAATGTGTTTGTGACACGCCTGGAATGGAGACTGGTTATCTTTAACAGCAGGTAGTTATCTCCATTAGTGGGGAAATCATCTGTCGCTGCAAAACAAACACTGGAATTCTGGCAATGCCACCCTTTCCTCCTTGAACAGGTCTGGAAAAACAAGTCCCTTGTACTCCATTTATACTCAATATTAGTGAGGTGGAAGGAGCTGCTTTAGAGAGGAAAGCAAACTGTAAAGTAAATGCACTGTATGGAAAGGAGAGACTATTCTGTTTTCAAacactgctttgtttttcattgGAGCTTGGGAGAGATTTCTGTTCCCTGTGGATTTCCAAAGGTGACTTTTGGCCCAGGGATTCTACACTGCACGTTGTGATTCCAGACTCTCTCGTAAGCTTTGGAAAAGACACGGTCAGTTTGGGAACTGGGTGGAATCCTCCCAGTGGAACCCTTGGTACATGATAATCCCTGTGAAAAGGTGACGGTGTTTGAGTGAAAGACCAAGCACAATCCTGAGTGAGCTCCCAGAGCACTCTATTCATGCTTTATGTAGAGCTGAGTTTTGACCATGAAAACCACATTTAGACCACCCTGGAGTTCCACTGGACAGCTTGTTTCCAGCTGGAAACACAAGCAGGACACCTGCAGTTCTCCACGGCTGAATGAAACTGGAGGCATAATAACCCATTAACTAAGATCCTTTAATGCACTGGCTTGTCCTAAGGCAGTTTTCTGGTTAATTTGTGacataaaactgcattttcccACCTGCAAGATACCTGATACAGCAGCTGATACCTGATACAGAGAGCTGAGGAAGGACTTTGACAATGTCATAGGAcaaagggaatggcttcccactgccagagggcagggatggatgggatattgggaaggaattgttccctaggagggtgggcaggccctggcacagggtgcccagagaagctgcggctgcccctggatccctggcagtgtccaaggccaggcttggagcagcctgggctagtggaaggtgtccctgccatggcagggggtggaactgggttactcttaagatcccttccaacctaaaccattccatgattctatgatttagtTCTTTTAATCATGTATTTGACTTAGACATTTCTTGAAAGAGAAAATTCACAGATTTGTAAACTACAGCTCATTTTCATCCTAACTCCATTAGCCATGGCGTACCACAGGATCCAGCAACTGAAGTTAAATTTAGGAAAACCCAGAGTTGCCTGAATGTACCATATTCCCTCAGTGTAgttatttttcccttctggaAAATGGACACAATCTTAATCCTCCGAAAGGGGATGATGGATCTGCAGTGGCTGTAGGGCCGTATGTACTGTGCTGTCCGGGACACGCGTGAGTGCCACACGTGCTGTGGAGAAACAGCCGGACCCTCGGAGAGTCCCTGCCGGAGCGCTATCCCTCATTCCCGGCCCGCGTCCCTGCCGGAGCGCTATCCCGCACTCCCGGCCCGTGTCCCTGCCGGAGCGCTATCCCTCATTCCCGGCCCGTGTCCCTGCGGGAGCGCTATCCCGGATTCCCGGCCCGTGTCCCTGCCGGAGCGCTATCCCTCATTCCCGGCCCGTGTCCCTGCGGGAGCGCTATCCCGGATTCCCGGCCCGTGTCCCTGCCGGAGCGCTATCCCTCATTCCCGGCCCGTGTCCCTGCGGGAGCGCTATCCCGGATTCCCGGCCCGTGTCCCTGCGGGAGCGCTATCCCGGATTCCCGGCCCGTGTCCCTGCCGGAGCGCTATCCCGGATTCCCGGCCCGTGTCCCTGCGGGAGCGCTATCCCTCATTCCCGGCCCGTGTCCCTGCGGGAGCGCTATCCCGGATTCCTGGCCCGTGTCCCTGCCGGAGCGCTATCCCTCATTCCCGGCCCGTGTCCCTGCGGGAGCGCTATCCCGGATTCCTGGCCCGTGTCCCTGCCGGAGCGCTATCCCTCATTCCCGGCCCGTGTCCCTGCGGGAGCGCTATCCCGGATTCCTGGCCCGTGTCCCTGCGGGAGCGCTATCCCGCACTCCCGGCCCGTGTCCCTGCGGGAGCGCTATCCCTCATTCCCGGCCCGTGTCCCTGCGGGAGCGCTATCCCGGATCCCTGGCCCGTGTCCCTGCGGGAGCGCTATCCCGCACTCCCGGCCCGTGTCCCTGCCGGAGCGCTATCCCTCATTCCCGGCCCGTGTCCCTGCGGGAGCGCTATCCCTCATTCCCGGCCCGTGTCCCTGCCGGAGCTGTCCCGGTCCCCGCTccggcccccgcccggccccgccaacCGCCAGAGGGCGCTGCCTCCGCCCGCGCGCCGAGTGCCCGCCAAGATGGCGGCGTGTGGGGCGGGcgggggtcccggccgggcgggggtcGGGGCGGGCCCGGCTCCGGGACGGGGATCGGGGCGAGCGGGGGTCGGGACGGTCGTGGCGGCCGCGCTGGCGGTGCTCGGCTCGCTGCAGGTGGCCCGCGGCGCCGGGTGAGTGTCTGGACACCGCGTGTCCCGGAGCGAGGCTATGCCCggctcccggggctcccggTGCCCTGAGGTCGGGCTGGTGCAGCGGGTGCTAAGCGGGACAGCCGCGCTTGAGCCGCGGTGGGTCACACCGGGGACGCGGGAGAAGCGGGCCCGGGGTGTCAGCGAGGCCGTGCCCACCTCGAGCTGCGCCGCTCTCGTCACCCCGCGTTTGCGGCCTTGGGGCAACCGGGTGTTGTCGTTGCAGGAGCCCGCCCAGCGAGCCTCCGCTGCAGCCCTACCCCCCCTGGCAGCACGGCCCTCGGCACAGCCACCGGCACGTCAGGGACTGCCAGCCCCTCAAGTACGGCAACCTCACGCACGAAGCGTGGCCCGGCGACAACAGCACGGCCGGCCCGGTGGCTGTCACCAGAACGTTTGTCTCGTACATCCCCTCGGAGGGCAGCGACCGCAAGGTGATCTATGGCCACTTCACTTTCGTGAGGAACCCCCTGAGGACCTTCTCCGTGCTGGAACCGGGCGGTGCCGGCGGCTGCCTGGCTCAGCGCAGAGCCCCCGTGGAGGAGACTGCAAAGCTCAGGAAGTGTCTGGTGGCCCAGAACGGCGGGTACTTTAACATGGAAACTGGGGAGTGCCTTGGGAATGTTGTGAGTGATGGAAGGCTGGTGAGAGACTCTGAAGGCCTACAAAACGCTCAGTTTGGCATCCGGAAAGATGGCACCATGGTGTTCGGGTAAGAGCTGGGGGCTGTTTGGAGAACGCTCTCTACCCTGAAGACTTTTAGGCAACACTGGGTAGGAAGctcatcccagcactgcctcctTGGCTTCCCCAGTTAGAGTAGAAGCTCACTTCAAATGCTGAAGCTAGGGACGTTCTTGCTGTACCTCGTGCAGCTATCTCTGTAGCCCTTGGCTCATGTCCTAGGATGAAGAGAAGCTGAGTAAGTTACGATCTCTAGCTGCTCAGGTCTCCTCTCCCACCTTGCAGTAGGGACACTCGGCAGGGGTAGAAGTGGGAGAGGGCTCTGTGTTCACTGCAGAGGAGATGCAGAGTGGAGTGCGTGTGCTCTGGCTGCAGTACAGAAAGGCtgggcttggaagggacctcaggaggtGCCTTATCCAGCACCCTGCTCAGCACAGGTTGGATGgagcaggctgctcagggccatGTCTGGTTGAATTTTGaacatctccaaggatggagactccttATCCTGTCTGGGCAAACCTGTGACTGAACATATCAACACTTTTTTGGAACACTTTacagatggtgactccaccactgctctgggtagttctgcctgtgcctgaccaccctttccatgaagaaattttcccaatgTCCAAcgtaaacctcccctggcacaacttgaggccatttcttctcctcctgtccctgttccctgggagcagagcccaaccccccctggctgctccctcctgtcagggagttttgcagagccacaaggtcccccctgagcctcctttgctccaggctgagcccctttcccagctccctcagcctctcctggtgctccagcccctttcccagcttcgttcccttctctggacacgctccagcccctcagggtcttTCTTGCTATGAGAACCCCAGAAGTGACCCCAGGACTGGaggtgcctcagcagtgcccagcacaggggatggTCACTGCCCTGGGCCTGCCGGCCACACTGTGGCTCATCCAGGCCAGGTGTCACTGGCCTTCTTGCCCACCTGGCCATGTGACACTCCCCATGTGACTTCTGTCTGGAGACAGAAGCTCTGAGCACCTTCTGGCTGAGGGACTGTAGTGCTCCTTGGACTGAAAAGCCTCCAGGAGTTGtccttccccagcagcagcaggatcctAAAGGTCCCAGAAGGGTTCCCAGGATCCTTCTGATGGTCTCAGAAGacgcagcagcagcctggaagcTGCATTCTCCACCCTTATGGTAGCTCACTCCCAGGCCTTAGTGAGCTTTGTgtccctgcaaagccacaaCAGAGTGTGCCAAGCCAGGGCTTTATCCTGCAGCTGTTCTGACAGCCCTGAGTACCATGGCCTTGATTTATGTGAGAGAGGGGCTGGGTAGGTCAGTGACATGTCCCTTCAGTGAGGGGGCTTCTGCAGAGGGGACCAACAGCAATTTCAGGGTCACTGTTGAGCCTTtaacctcagctctgccctgctgctccccagctctggcaggatgTCCCTATCAAATGGAGTTATCATGGTCCTTGGTGGCTTTGTGCCTTCCAAACCATGACCAGAAAAATAGTTTGGGTGCAAATAATTTAGGCTGTCAGGACAATGGGGAAAGTTGTTCACAACTTCACTCTTTCACACTGCACCATGACCAGCAGGACACAGCACAGTTAGCCCCACCCTGCAAagctcctgcctctccctggGCTGACAGTGGGTGAATCCAGGCTTTAAAAGCTGTCAGTCCCTGCCCCAAACTGTTGTGTAGTTTGAACTATTTTCAGCCATGTTCATGTTGCCTTTGTGTTCATTTCCcatgggaaaagggaatttttctACAAAACTTTTCTACAAAACACAAAGCTTTGTTTGCCCACAGTCGCAGATACTAAAAAAGTACAAGTTGAGCATCCAGCTCCCACAAGACATCAAAAAAGTCACCTTTAAACCCAAAGCCTCTGTCAGAGCATGGCCcatccagctccagcccctgctcccatcCTCTCCTCCCAGTTGCAAACATCCCCCAGCACCAGGCTCCAATGAGGCAGGTGTTACGCATCACCCTAATTCAGGAGAGAGCAGCATCCCTTGGGAAGCACCCTGGGGTGACACACAGCACTCGAgcatggagctggcagctgaacagtcctgcaggagcagaggagccGCCTTCCCAGATGGAAGGAGCAGGTAGCATCCagtgcagctgcaggcaggctgGATGCTATAGCTCCAAATGCTCTCCAAAGCTGTTTGGTGTCACATTTTTGGAGAATAGAAGCTGACAGGCAGCAAGATGTTCCAGCTGCTTCCACAGATCCCTGAGTGTTTGGCAGTGGCTCTGTGCTTGTGTTCTGCCAGATGCTTTCTGCCCTTGTTACCCTGGCTCGGATCCACTGGCCACGTTGCTGGTAGGAGTTGTTTCAGGCACAGTGGCCTGGGACCATCATTAGCTGTGGGTTTGTGCAGAAGAGCAGAGAACGGGCTGCTCTGGCTACTAAAGTGATGTTTCACACTGCTTGACCCCTCATTTTAGATGTAGCTAACCTTCATTCCACCAccttctccccttctccctgcttcaggagcctgctggcagcaggagaggctTTAACATGACTGTGGGTAACCCTCCTGCCCTCTGTTCCTAGTTACCTGTCTGAGGAAGATGTCCTGGATCAATCCAACCCTTTTGTGCAGCTTGTGAGTGGGGTGGTTTGGCTCCTGAGAAACGGAGAGGTGTACATCAACCAGAGTCGGGCGGCCGAGTGTGGTGACACTCAGACCACAGGTAAAGACTGTGGggcctggctgcaggctggcCATGATTGTCCTTCCCATGGGGCTCTTGGGAGGAGGGGCACTTAAGAAGTCAGCTTTCATAGAATCCTACAATAGTTTGGAaggggaaggaccttaaagaccatcttatttcaccccctgccatgggcagggacacctcccactagaccaggttgctccaagctccatccagcctgaccttggacactgccagggatccaggggcagccacagcttctctgggcaccctgtgccagggcctccccaccctcacagggaggaattcctatCTCATCTAACCTGTCCAGAGAAACTCGAAGCAGGTGCCTCTTACAGGAGTTTAAAGCCAAGGGCTTGTGAATCCCCTGCTTTGTCCCTGTAGGGCTTGGATGAACAAGAGGAGCCTGGGCTGTGTTCTCACTGTGTTTCAGTTCAGATGAGCCCCTTGCTGGGAGCTGTTTTGCAGACCAGATGTGTCTTAACATCCCATTGTGTCCCCCAGCTGAGTGTGAACTGTTCCCTGTCCTGCAGGAACCTTCGACAGGTTCATCAATGTGATCTCAGCCAGGACTGCGGTGGGACACGACAGTCAGGGCCGGCTGGTCTTGGTTCACGTGGATGGACAGACAGAATCCAGAGGGTAAGGGC from Aphelocoma coerulescens isolate FSJ_1873_10779 chromosome 14, UR_Acoe_1.0, whole genome shotgun sequence includes these protein-coding regions:
- the NAGPA gene encoding N-acetylglucosamine-1-phosphodiester alpha-N-acetylglucosaminidase → MAACGAGGGPGRAGVGAGPAPGRGSGRAGVGTVVAAALAVLGSLQVARGAGSPPSEPPLQPYPPWQHGPRHSHRHVRDCQPLKYGNLTHEAWPGDNSTAGPVAVTRTFVSYIPSEGSDRKVIYGHFTFVRNPLRTFSVLEPGGAGGCLAQRRAPVEETAKLRKCLVAQNGGYFNMETGECLGNVVSDGRLVRDSEGLQNAQFGIRKDGTMVFGYLSEEDVLDQSNPFVQLVSGVVWLLRNGEVYINQSRAAECGDTQTTGTFDRFINVISARTAVGHDSQGRLVLVHVDGQTESRGVNLWEMAEFLKQQGVINAINLDGGGSATLVLNGTLANYPSEHCSFDSMWRCPRSISTVVCVHEPGCDPPDCSGHGLCVAGHCHCDGHFWAGPACDTLDCGPANCSLHGVCSASGCLCDAGWTGSNCTEECPLGWFGPSCQSRCACDHSCPCDPETGSCNITHHGALQDHLHRAGQCLASQNKEKSKEKFSLSEGSWLSLSSALALLLLLSALGNVGLVLRVRAQRQHRDWDYRYHPLRDINGDTPHRPPSAAWDREDIQEPEDTREPEDTQDPDQELL